In Solenopsis invicta isolate M01_SB chromosome 6, UNIL_Sinv_3.0, whole genome shotgun sequence, the genomic window GCCCGTCTgcgattataattaaatatcgacGTTAAAGTTCAGTCTTTCATTGGCGAATTCATCAttgataatacttttataaacgAATGCGAAAGCTCctgtaaaaaagttttagtgTTACTGACAAATTGAgtagaattacgattttatgATCTTATGAAGTCTCTTACTTAGAAAAATCGCTGCTCTTTTCTATAATGTGCTCAAATTCAGCAAAGCTGAGTGCACCGTCATCATCTAGATCGGCTTCGTCAAGAATATATTGAAGAAGCTGTTGCATGTCACTGTCGTTCAATCTCTGGGGTGCTGTGAGCCTGTCGACCACCTGCCGCAAGTCTCCTACACCGAGCATGTCGTCACCGTCGAAATCTTCGTAAATACGATTTTGTTACTGACTCGAAGAATCATTACGAATTTTAGCATCATGGTTAATTGACTGCGCGTTTACCGAATATTCTAAACGCATGTTCGGCCTTCACGGCCTTTGGAGCAGCGTCGCTGAATACAGACATCATATCTAAGAAATCTTCGAAGGTGCAGTCACCGTCCTGACTGGAGCTAAAAACCTTACAGATCCTGTCGCCAAAGGGATTCACTCTCAGCTCGGGATACTGCAAAATCTTGGACATTGGcagttttgcatttttattgtgTCCAACTTTCTCTGGGGCGAGTGCCTTAAATTTCTGATGCGCGCTATTGAGAGAAAAACAAATATCATTTtgcgtataataattaatataataaataataataaaagatatactCAATAAACAAGAATATTAAGCTCGTAATAGTACTCACTATAGAACTTCCTTCTTAGTAAAGTATGTTAAATcctatagaaaagaaaaatgcagtcaggtttaaaaaatctttaggACTAAGTGCAAATGTCAGAgctaaagaataatattttctctggtaaaaattttttcagaatt contains:
- the LOC105196544 gene encoding calcium and integrin-binding protein 1-like, which encodes MGAGKSQFSEEELQDYQDLTYFTKKEVLYAHQKFKALAPEKVGHNKNAKLPMSKILQYPELRVNPFGDRICKVFSSSQDGDCTFEDFLDMMSVFSDAAPKAVKAEHAFRIFDFDGDDMLGVGDLRQVVDRLTAPQRLNDSDMQQLLQYILDEADLDDDGALSFAEFEHIIEKSSDFSKSFRIRL